The proteins below come from a single Egibacteraceae bacterium genomic window:
- a CDS encoding ParA family protein, whose protein sequence is MLDNCAAVVNSKGGVGKTSIVANVAATAALGGWRTLTVDLDPQGNLARDLGYRQASDEGRGLLEAVMTGSRVQPMTGVGPRTIADVLIEAMRRATPARSKLGRACA, encoded by the coding sequence GTGCTCGACAACTGCGCCGCCGTCGTCAACAGCAAAGGCGGAGTCGGCAAGACCTCGATCGTCGCCAACGTCGCCGCCACCGCCGCCCTCGGCGGGTGGCGCACCCTCACGGTCGACCTGGACCCGCAAGGCAACCTCGCACGCGACCTGGGCTACCGCCAGGCCAGCGACGAGGGCCGCGGCCTGCTCGAGGCGGTCATGACCGGCAGCCGCGTGCAACCAATGACCGGCGTGGGCCCCCGCACGATTGCCGACGTGCTCATCGAGGCCATGCGCCGCGCGACACCGGCACGCTCCAAACTGGGCCGCGCCTGCGCGTGA
- a CDS encoding CbtA family protein — MRSSSIWTGLAAGLAAGLLAGAFGLLVGGPSMEHAIALEEAAAHGQAHDEGLPRWLQQAGLVVGSGLVGGVVGAMFGVAFAWSVSRLRGDAWARSLKLGAVLIGAFVLMPALVAPPNPPGVGDPEMVAGRTVSYLGSIVVGLLLAGAAWTAGRWLQEHTRLHAPVRQTVLGVVMVAAGLGFVALVAGPGAPAAVPAELLWSFRLAAVATQAVLYAGLAVIFGLLTTRAQRPAAVTR; from the coding sequence ATGCGCAGCTCGTCCATTTGGACCGGGCTGGCAGCCGGGCTGGCAGCCGGGCTGCTTGCCGGTGCCTTCGGCCTGCTTGTCGGAGGCCCGTCCATGGAGCACGCGATCGCCCTGGAGGAGGCTGCCGCGCACGGCCAGGCCCATGACGAGGGGCTGCCCCGATGGCTGCAGCAGGCAGGGCTGGTCGTCGGCAGTGGCCTGGTCGGTGGGGTGGTGGGTGCGATGTTCGGCGTGGCGTTCGCCTGGTCGGTCAGCCGGCTGCGCGGCGACGCCTGGGCCCGCAGCCTCAAGCTCGGTGCGGTGCTGATCGGCGCGTTCGTGCTCATGCCCGCACTCGTGGCGCCACCCAACCCTCCCGGCGTCGGCGATCCGGAGATGGTCGCGGGGCGCACGGTTTCCTATCTCGGCTCCATCGTGGTCGGCCTGCTGCTCGCCGGAGCCGCCTGGACGGCAGGACGCTGGTTGCAGGAGCACACCCGGCTGCACGCCCCTGTCCGCCAGACCGTGCTCGGTGTGGTCATGGTGGCCGCCGGGCTCGGCTTTGTCGCGCTTGTGGCCGGGCCCGGCGCTCCCGCGGCGGTCCCCGCGGAGCTGCTGTGGTCGTTCCGCCTGGCGGCGGTCGCCACGCAGGCGGTGCTGTACGCAGGGCTGGCCGTGATCTTCGGCTTGCTCACCACCCGGGCGCAGCGTCCAGCAGCAGTGACGCGATGA
- a CDS encoding histidine phosphatase family protein, whose protein sequence is MSVARLLLVRHAPTGETRAARFPTSPGHAPRRGCAPLDDAGLESAGALGGLLPRADRCWSSYAVRACQTAEAAGFQAEPQAGLAECDFGAWAGRSLAEVAAADTDGLQRWFADPDHAPHGGESATALRARAADVLARVTGLGGTTLAFTHGGFVRAAVLAALGVPSVLAWKLDVAPLSVTELHHHEQGGWRLVRLNSTPQPAVVAP, encoded by the coding sequence ATGAGCGTCGCGCGGCTGCTGCTCGTGCGCCACGCGCCAACGGGCGAGACCCGAGCGGCGCGCTTCCCGACGTCGCCCGGCCACGCACCACGCCGCGGCTGCGCCCCGCTGGACGACGCCGGGCTCGAAAGCGCGGGGGCCCTGGGTGGGCTGCTCCCGCGGGCGGACCGCTGCTGGTCCTCCTACGCCGTCCGGGCGTGCCAGACGGCGGAGGCGGCGGGCTTCCAGGCCGAGCCCCAGGCGGGGCTGGCCGAATGCGACTTCGGCGCCTGGGCCGGCCGGTCGCTGGCCGAGGTCGCCGCAGCCGACACCGACGGGTTGCAGCGGTGGTTCGCCGACCCCGACCACGCGCCCCACGGCGGCGAGTCCGCGACCGCGCTGCGTGCCAGGGCCGCCGACGTGCTGGCGCGCGTCACCGGGCTCGGTGGCACCACGCTGGCGTTCACCCACGGCGGCTTCGTCCGGGCTGCGGTGCTCGCCGCGTTGGGCGTGCCGAGCGTGCTGGCGTGGAAGCTGGACGTGGCGCCGCTGTCGGTCACCGAGCTGCACCATCACGAGCAGGGCGGCTGGCGGCTCGTGCGGCTCAACTCGACGCCGCAGCCCGCGGTGGTGGCGCCATGA
- the cbiB gene encoding adenosylcobinamide-phosphate synthase CbiB, giving the protein MTAAALAPLGGWLVDLAGGDPRRGHPVALYGELADRLEQRIWRDRRSAGVAYATALVAAPTLLTAAAQQHLSPRSRTLLLVAVTWAALGGRSLTREATAVGNAVAAGDLDTARRRLPALVGRDPTGLGGPELCRAAVESVAENTADAVVAPLVYAALAGPAGVVAHRCANTLDAMVGHRCARYGRFGWAAARLDDVLGWLPARATALLAAACAPAVGGQPRRALAVCRRDGRAHPSPNAGRCEAAFAGALGVRLGGTNHYSDHVEVRGPHGDGPAPDPADVGRAVTLSRLVGLAGALLAAGLIAARGHAV; this is encoded by the coding sequence ATGACCGCCGCCGCGCTCGCCCCGCTGGGCGGCTGGCTGGTCGACCTGGCCGGCGGCGACCCGCGCCGGGGCCACCCGGTCGCGCTGTACGGCGAACTCGCCGACCGGCTCGAGCAGCGCATCTGGCGTGACCGGCGCAGCGCCGGCGTCGCCTACGCCACCGCGCTCGTGGCCGCACCGACGCTGCTCACCGCCGCTGCCCAGCAGCACCTGAGCCCGCGGAGCCGCACGCTGCTGCTCGTGGCCGTCACCTGGGCTGCGCTCGGCGGCCGCTCACTGACGAGGGAGGCGACCGCCGTCGGCAACGCGGTGGCGGCAGGCGACCTGGACACGGCTCGCCGCCGCCTGCCCGCGCTCGTGGGCCGCGACCCCACCGGCCTGGGCGGCCCCGAGCTGTGCCGCGCCGCGGTCGAGTCGGTCGCGGAGAACACCGCCGACGCGGTCGTGGCCCCGCTGGTCTACGCGGCGCTGGCCGGACCCGCCGGGGTGGTGGCGCACCGCTGCGCCAACACCCTCGACGCCATGGTCGGGCACCGCTGCGCCCGCTACGGCCGGTTCGGCTGGGCGGCCGCCCGCCTGGACGACGTGCTGGGTTGGCTGCCGGCCCGGGCCACCGCCCTGCTCGCCGCCGCCTGCGCCCCGGCGGTGGGCGGTCAACCGCGACGGGCGCTGGCCGTCTGCCGGCGCGACGGCCGGGCGCACCCGAGCCCGAACGCCGGGCGCTGCGAAGCGGCCTTCGCCGGTGCGCTCGGTGTGCGCCTGGGCGGCACCAACCACTACAGCGACCACGTCGAGGTGCGCGGCCCACACGGCGACGGCCCAGCGCCCGATCCCGCCGACGTCGGGCGCGCCGTCACGCTGTCGCGGCTGGTGGGCCTGGCGGGTGCGCTGCTGGCCGCCGGGCTCATCGCCGCCCGGGGGCACGCAGTATGA